In the genome of Bacillus sp. SM2101, the window AGACTGTTTTCTCACGATCAGTTGTTTAGCGCACAAACAAGCATGCTCTTATACACCAGGCGTTTGTGTCATCTTACCTTAGTGAATCTAATCTTGCTATTCTAATGTAATTGCAATAGCAACAAGATTTATAAAGGTTGTTTTAGCATTTTCGTTCTATCATATAATTACAGCGTTCGAGTCATTTTTTCTACAGTTACAACTATCCAGCTCTCATACTCATCGTCCATTATTAGTAAGACTGTTTTCGCAAGTGTTGTTTTTCACCATTACGTATAAGCACGTATAAACCTAGATTTCGTGGCATCCTTTCTTTTATAAGACGTTGACTTTTGTATGAATCGACATATCATCTAGTTTAGGAATTGTTACAACAAAGTATACAGAAAGAGCATTTTAGCATGTAACCAAATGTGCTTCTACCTATAATATGCGTATAATCATTATGGAGAAAATATCACTTTCCGTCAAGTCTTTTTCAGATTTTTCTGAAATTTTAATAAACCAACAAAAAGAAACTGATTTCTAATTCAACTTCAAATCAGTTTCTTAAATTTATTCCTCTAATATACAATTATTCTACATGAAATGTTTCTTTCACAAACTGAACAACTTCATCGGTCGTGCTCATTGAAAGTAATTTCTCTTTATAGCTTTCAGCTGTTGCTTTTGATAAACGTTTCAGCTGTGATCTTGCAGGTAATATTGATGTCGCACTCATACTAAATTCATCTAAGCCTAATGCGAGTAAAATTGGAATAGCGATAGGATCACCAGCCATTTCACCACACATACCAACCCACTTTCCTTCTTGATGAGCAGCTTCAATAACCATATTAACTAAGCGTAAAATTGCTGGATTATAAGGCTGATATAAATATGAAACCTGTTCGTTCATTCTGTCAGCCGCCATAGTGTATTGAATAAGATCATTCGTGCCTATGCTGAAAAAGTCTACTTCCTTCGCAAACTGATCAGCAAGAACTGCTGTAGAAGGGATTTCAACCATCATTCCTAATTCAATACTTTCAGATACACTGACACCATCAGCAACTAATTTTTCTTTTTCTTCTATTAATACTGCTTTCGCCTGCCTAAACTCTTCTAATGTCGCAATCATTGGGAACATGATTTTTAAATTACCGAAAGTGCTAGCTCGTAGCAGAGCACGCAACTGTGTACGGAAAATATCCTGTTCCTCTAAACAAAGCCTGATAGCACGGTAGCCCAGAAATGGATTCATTTCCTTCGGCAAATCTAGATAAGGAAGCTCTTTATCACCCCCGATATCTAGCGTACGGACGACGACAGGTTTTCCTTCCATATTTTCAAGTACTGCTTTATACGCTTCAAACTGTTCATCTTCTGAAGGAAAATTGTCACGACCCATATATAAAAATTCAGTACGATATAAGCCGACTGCTTCGCCACCATTTTTCTTAACGCCGACAATATCATTTGGCGTCCCAATATTTGCTGCTAACTCTACATGATGATGATCATCAGTAACAGTCTTTTCATTAACAAGCTTTGCCCACTCTGCTTTTTGCTCTTCAAATGAAGCTTTCTTTTGCTCAAATTGTGCAATAAGCTCTGGAGATGGATTAACAATAACTTGACCCTCAAGTCCATCAACAATAATTATATCACCATTTTTCACATCACTTGTAATCGTTTTTGTTCCGACAACCGCAGGAATTTCCATAGAACGAGCCATAATAGCTGAATGTGAAGTTCTACCACCTATATCAGTCGTAAATCCTTTCACATAATTTCTATTTAATTGCGCGGTATCGGATGGTGTTAAATCTTCTGCAATGATTACGACTTCTTCTGAAATCATACTAGGGTTAGCTAACGATACACCAGACAAGTGAGCTTGTACACGTTTTGTGACATCTCTAATATCTGCAGCACGTTCTTTCATATAATCATTGTCCATTTGTTGAAACATCGTTATAAACATGCCTGCTACTTCTTGTAGAGCATATTCTGCATTAACGTTTTCTGCTACAACTTTATCTTTCACGGGATTTAACAACTCTGGATCACTTAATACAAGTAAATGAGCAGCAAAAATAGCTGCCTTATCTTCCCCTAATTCGTCAAAGGCACGATCTTTAATTTGCTGTAACTCACCTTTTGCCGACTCTACTGCTGCGTCAAACCGAGCACATTCTTCATCTGTATTGACTATCGTACGCTTGTCAATGTTCAACTCTGGTTCTTCTAATCGAAATGCTTTTGCTATTGCAATTCCTGATGATGCGGCAATGCCTTTAATTTGTTTAATCATTACTGACCTAATCCTTCTTCCTTTATTGTTGCTTCTATTTTCGTTAATGCTTCGTTTTCATCTGAACCTTCAGCAGAAATAGTAATCGTTGCTCCTTTAGGAATTCCTAATGATAAGACACCCATAATAGATTTAAGATTTACTGTTTTGCCGTTATATTCTAAATTAATGTCTGATTGAAACCCCCCAGCCGCTTGAACTAATGCTGTCGCTGGACGAGCATGAATTCCTGTGTCACTTGTAATAGAAAATGTTTTGTTTGCCATTAATTATCTCTCCTTTTGAATGTCCCATTAATAAAGTAACTCAAGATAATTTAACTCAGGTCCTACATCTATAACTCGGCTTACATATATAGTATCACCAATCATTTAGAAGTAAGACCTGGTCCTCTTTATCAGCTTACTTTAGAAAATGGTAAATTATTTAGAAATCTTAACGATTCCTTTTTCTTGTTTACTTACTTTTCCTTGCTTATTTATTTTAACAGACTCTCCAGCATTTAGGTTAGTGAAAATGACTGGGGTCATTATTGAAGGTGCATGTTTATTAATATATTCAAGGTCGATTTTTAATAAAGGCTGCCCAGCTTTTACATTATCTCCTTGTGTAACAAGTGTTTCAAATCCTTCACCTTTTAAATTAACTGTATCAATTCCAACATGGATTAAGATTTCACGACCTGCTGTAGATTCAATACCAATTGCATGTTTCGTCGGGAAAAGGTTGACGATTTTTCCATCTACAGGAGCTACTAATTCACCATCTGTTGGTAAAATTGCAAAGCCATCTCCCATCATTTTTTGTGAAAACACTTGATCTGGAACTTCTTCTAATGGCTTAATTTCACCTGTTAGCGGTGAAACGAATACATCCTCTTTACCTTCTGATTGTAGCGCTTGAGGTTGTACGTCTTCCACTTGCTTTTTCACTTCTTTTTCAGGTGAAACTGGTTGTGCTGGTCTTGGTGCTTTTCCATCCATAATATCTTTCATTTGTGTTTTTAATTGATCAGACTTTGGTCCAAATATCGCTTGGATATTATTTCCTACTTCAAGTACACCAGCAGCACCAAGCTGTTTAAGACGGTTTTTATCAACATTTTGAATATCGTTAACAGATACGCGCAAGCGAGTAATACATGCATCTAAATGATCAATATTCTCTTTTCCACCCATTGCGTCTAAAATATTATGAGGTAACTCACCGGCTTCAACAGTTGCAGGTGCAGAATCTTCATCCTCATCTTCACGACCTGGTGTTTTTAAGTTCCATTTGCGAATTGCAAAGCGGAAACCGAAGTAGTAAATAACTGAGAACACTAAACCTACTACGATAACTAACCACCAGGCTGTACGGCCAGGAAGTACACCAAACAATAGGAAGTCAATGACACCACCGGAGAAGGTCATCCCAATTTTTACGTTTAATAGGTGCATTGTCATAAATGATAAACCTGCGAAAATGGTATGAATTCCGAATAATACTGGTGCTACGAATAAGAATGAAAACTCAATTGGTTCTGTAATCCCTGTGAGAAACGATGTTAACGCTGCTGAAGCCATAATACCTGCTACAACTGTTTTCTTCTCAGGACGAGCTTCATGATAGATTGCTAACGCCGCTGCTGGTAAACCAAACATCATGAATGGGAATTTTCCTGTCATGAATGTACCAGCTGTTAGCTCGGCACCGTCTTTAATCTGATTAAAGAAGATAGCTTGGTCACCACGGACGATCTCCCCTGCTGCATTAGTATACGAACCAAATTCAAACCAAAACGGCGAGTAGAAGATATGGTGTAAACCAAATGGAATTAGTGCCCTTTCAATAACTCCAAATATAAATGCTGCTAAAGTTCTATTTGCGTCAATCATCGACGTTGAGAACGTATTTAAGCCATGTTGAACAGGTGGCCATAAGAAAATCATTACAATTCCAAGAACTAAACCGGCGACCGCAGTTACGATAGGAACAAATCGCTTACCTGCAAAGAAGCCTAAATAAGATGGTAATTCAATATTGAAATACTTGTTATACAATGATGCTGCTATTATACCGACGATAATACCGCCGAACACCCCGGTTTGTAATGTCGGTATCCCAAGTACA includes:
- the ptsP gene encoding phosphoenolpyruvate--protein phosphotransferase, with protein sequence MKQIKGIAASSGIAIAKAFRLEEPELNIDKRTIVNTDEECARFDAAVESAKGELQQIKDRAFDELGEDKAAIFAAHLLVLSDPELLNPVKDKVVAENVNAEYALQEVAGMFITMFQQMDNDYMKERAADIRDVTKRVQAHLSGVSLANPSMISEEVVIIAEDLTPSDTAQLNRNYVKGFTTDIGGRTSHSAIMARSMEIPAVVGTKTITSDVKNGDIIIVDGLEGQVIVNPSPELIAQFEQKKASFEEQKAEWAKLVNEKTVTDDHHHVELAANIGTPNDIVGVKKNGGEAVGLYRTEFLYMGRDNFPSEDEQFEAYKAVLENMEGKPVVVRTLDIGGDKELPYLDLPKEMNPFLGYRAIRLCLEEQDIFRTQLRALLRASTFGNLKIMFPMIATLEEFRQAKAVLIEEKEKLVADGVSVSESIELGMMVEIPSTAVLADQFAKEVDFFSIGTNDLIQYTMAADRMNEQVSYLYQPYNPAILRLVNMVIEAAHQEGKWVGMCGEMAGDPIAIPILLALGLDEFSMSATSILPARSQLKRLSKATAESYKEKLLSMSTTDEVVQFVKETFHVE
- a CDS encoding phosphocarrier protein HPr translates to MANKTFSITSDTGIHARPATALVQAAGGFQSDINLEYNGKTVNLKSIMGVLSLGIPKGATITISAEGSDENEALTKIEATIKEEGLGQ
- the ptsG gene encoding glucose-specific PTS transporter subunit IIBC — its product is MFKKAFGVLQKVGKSLMLPVAILPAAGILLAFGNALQNPALTDRAEFLKAEWITLIASVMENAGGIVFGNLPLLFAVGVAIGLAGGEGVAGLAAIIGYLIMNQTMSVILQARGTLDPAVVGTDPSFANVLGIPTLQTGVFGGIIVGIIAASLYNKYFNIELPSYLGFFAGKRFVPIVTAVAGLVLGIVMIFLWPPVQHGLNTFSTSMIDANRTLAAFIFGVIERALIPFGLHHIFYSPFWFEFGSYTNAAGEIVRGDQAIFFNQIKDGAELTAGTFMTGKFPFMMFGLPAAALAIYHEARPEKKTVVAGIMASAALTSFLTGITEPIEFSFLFVAPVLFGIHTIFAGLSFMTMHLLNVKIGMTFSGGVIDFLLFGVLPGRTAWWLVIVVGLVFSVIYYFGFRFAIRKWNLKTPGREDEDEDSAPATVEAGELPHNILDAMGGKENIDHLDACITRLRVSVNDIQNVDKNRLKQLGAAGVLEVGNNIQAIFGPKSDQLKTQMKDIMDGKAPRPAQPVSPEKEVKKQVEDVQPQALQSEGKEDVFVSPLTGEIKPLEEVPDQVFSQKMMGDGFAILPTDGELVAPVDGKIVNLFPTKHAIGIESTAGREILIHVGIDTVNLKGEGFETLVTQGDNVKAGQPLLKIDLEYINKHAPSIMTPVIFTNLNAGESVKINKQGKVSKQEKGIVKISK